A single region of the Hoeflea prorocentri genome encodes:
- a CDS encoding MarR family winged helix-turn-helix transcriptional regulator, with translation MTKGGKQKGAFVPSYLLYLLAASSEAASAQFHARVRANGLRVPEWRVLACLSDQDGLMITRLAEYALAEQSRLTRIVDQMDKKGLVERRVDDGDRRKVRVHLTDAGRALAETLVQEARDHESRLLGLLEDTDAARIKPALQALLRSLEHVSPGD, from the coding sequence ATGACAAAGGGCGGCAAGCAAAAGGGCGCATTCGTTCCCTCCTATCTGCTTTATCTCCTGGCCGCTTCAAGCGAGGCGGCAAGCGCTCAATTCCATGCCCGTGTACGCGCAAACGGACTGCGCGTGCCGGAATGGCGGGTACTGGCCTGCCTGTCCGATCAGGACGGGCTGATGATCACGAGGCTTGCCGAGTACGCACTTGCAGAACAATCACGCCTGACCCGCATTGTCGACCAGATGGACAAAAAGGGTCTGGTGGAGCGGCGCGTCGATGACGGCGACCGGCGCAAGGTCAGGGTCCATCTGACAGATGCCGGTCGCGCCTTGGCCGAAACACTCGTCCAGGAGGCGCGAGACCATGAAAGCCGGTTACTCGGGCTCCTGGAGGATACTGATGCAGCCCGCATCAAACCCGCGCTTCAGGCCCTCCTGAGGAGCCTGG
- a CDS encoding PDR/VanB family oxidoreductase, which produces MLNLVVDSIHDETDRIRVFTLCEASGAELPGYLPGAHLDFDLGELGTRSYSLIDWKSSLSTRNYTIAVQREDDGTGGSKAMHRLEAGRAIKVLPPENDFELRDGAAPVLLLAGGIGVTPLISMASALDAQARDFAFHYSARSAGVMGFRERLGQAFPDHMVFHFDDQAPLDLAKLMSAQPPDTQLYICGPKGMIDAAREAAITAGLAEANIHIELFSAPEAQSGDASFEVEIHDTGEVFVIPAGKTIIEVLEEAGKDLMYDCQRGDCGICQTDVISGTPDHRDVVLSEADRAAGKVMQICVSRAKSGRLVLDL; this is translated from the coding sequence ATGCTCAATCTGGTCGTCGACAGTATCCATGACGAAACGGATCGCATCCGTGTCTTTACGCTTTGCGAGGCATCCGGGGCCGAGTTGCCCGGCTATTTACCGGGCGCGCATCTGGATTTCGATCTCGGTGAACTTGGAACACGGTCCTATTCGCTGATCGATTGGAAATCTTCATTATCGACCAGGAATTACACGATTGCCGTTCAGCGTGAGGACGATGGAACCGGCGGCTCCAAAGCCATGCACCGGCTCGAGGCGGGGCGGGCCATAAAGGTTCTGCCACCCGAAAACGATTTTGAACTGCGTGATGGCGCTGCGCCGGTCCTGCTTCTTGCCGGCGGCATCGGTGTGACGCCGCTCATTTCCATGGCGAGTGCTCTGGACGCGCAGGCAAGGGACTTTGCCTTTCACTATAGTGCCAGAAGTGCCGGGGTCATGGGTTTCCGGGAACGGCTTGGTCAAGCCTTTCCCGACCATATGGTCTTTCATTTTGACGATCAGGCACCGCTTGATCTTGCAAAATTGATGTCGGCACAGCCGCCGGACACGCAGCTCTATATTTGCGGGCCCAAGGGAATGATCGATGCAGCGCGTGAGGCCGCGATCACGGCCGGACTGGCTGAAGCCAACATTCATATCGAGCTGTTTTCCGCGCCCGAAGCTCAATCCGGCGATGCATCGTTCGAGGTGGAAATCCATGACACTGGCGAAGTGTTCGTAATTCCTGCCGGAAAGACCATTATCGAGGTGCTTGAGGAAGCGGGCAAGGATCTGATGTACGATTGCCAGCGCGGCGATTGCGGTATCTGTCAGACCGATGTGATCAGCGGAACACCCGACCATCGCGATGTTGTGTTGTCGGAAGCCGACAGGGCGGCAGGTAAAGTCATGCAGATCTGCGTCAGCCGCGCCAAGTCGGGGCGTCTGGTTCTGGATCTCTAA
- a CDS encoding aromatic ring-hydroxylating dioxygenase subunit alpha — MYKQQPRQMAAEDIEDLVQGYQVHRDVYISRDVYELEMRHLFTNSWVFVGHESQTPNKGDYYATQIGDQPVIQVRHSDGEVKVLHNRCPHKGVKIAIDREGNTGKFFRCPYHAWSFKTDGCLLAIPLKKGYENTGLDETENVKGIKPVGDVRNYRGFIFARLADEGISFEDFFQGSLSSIDNMVDRSPEGRLEIAGPPLRYMHQCNWKMLVENQTDTCHPMVAHESSAGTAVKIWESLGNPEPRPPAMEIIAPFMSPYEFFEDMGIRTWPNGHGHTGVHHSIHSDYSAVPGYFEAMCEAYGEDRAKAIMDENRHNTVYFPSIMIKGPIQQLRNFIPLGPDKTLVESYIYRLVGAPDHLLARTAMYNRMINAPTSIVGHDDLEMYERAQEGLHSEGLEWVNVQRLYPGAEEDFSEEAVENGTTERQMRNQFHAWAKFMTATMPRRTELQGEAGQ; from the coding sequence ATGTACAAACAGCAGCCAAGGCAAATGGCCGCCGAAGATATCGAAGACCTGGTCCAGGGTTATCAGGTGCACCGCGATGTCTATATCAGCCGTGATGTGTATGAGCTGGAAATGCGGCACCTATTCACCAATAGCTGGGTGTTTGTGGGTCACGAGAGCCAGACCCCGAACAAGGGCGACTACTACGCAACCCAGATCGGCGATCAACCGGTCATACAGGTACGGCACTCGGATGGTGAGGTGAAGGTTCTGCACAACCGCTGCCCGCACAAGGGTGTGAAGATTGCCATTGATCGCGAGGGCAATACCGGAAAGTTTTTCCGCTGCCCCTATCATGCCTGGTCATTCAAGACCGATGGCTGCCTTTTGGCGATCCCGCTGAAAAAGGGATACGAAAATACAGGTCTCGACGAGACCGAAAACGTAAAGGGCATCAAACCGGTCGGCGATGTACGCAATTATCGCGGCTTCATATTTGCGAGGCTGGCCGATGAGGGCATCAGCTTCGAGGATTTCTTTCAGGGCAGCCTGTCATCGATCGACAATATGGTCGACCGTTCGCCGGAAGGCCGGCTCGAGATTGCCGGTCCGCCCTTGCGCTATATGCATCAGTGCAACTGGAAAATGCTCGTTGAGAACCAGACCGACACCTGCCATCCGATGGTGGCGCACGAAAGCTCGGCCGGCACTGCGGTTAAAATCTGGGAGAGCCTCGGCAATCCGGAGCCCCGCCCGCCGGCCATGGAGATCATCGCCCCATTCATGTCGCCCTACGAGTTCTTCGAGGACATGGGCATCCGTACCTGGCCGAACGGGCATGGCCACACCGGCGTTCATCACTCGATCCACTCCGACTATTCCGCCGTGCCCGGCTATTTTGAGGCCATGTGCGAGGCCTATGGCGAAGACCGCGCCAAGGCCATCATGGATGAGAACCGGCACAACACGGTCTATTTCCCATCGATCATGATCAAGGGACCCATCCAGCAATTGCGAAATTTCATTCCGCTCGGCCCCGACAAGACGCTTGTGGAGAGCTACATCTACCGGCTTGTCGGCGCACCGGACCATTTGCTGGCGCGCACCGCCATGTACAACCGTATGATCAATGCACCGACATCGATTGTCGGGCATGACGATCTGGAAATGTATGAACGCGCGCAGGAGGGCTTGCACTCCGAAGGGCTGGAATGGGTCAATGTCCAGCGCCTTTATCCGGGCGCGGAGGAGGACTTTTCCGAAGAGGCCGTCGAAAACGGCACCACCGAGCGGCAGATGCGCAACCAGTTCCATGCCTGGGCGAAGTTCATGACAGCGACCATGCCGCGCCGGACCGAACTGCAAGGGGAGGCCGGTCAGTGA
- a CDS encoding aromatic-ring-hydroxylating dioxygenase subunit beta gives MLDEGRYDEWIDLWLADGHYWMPLDYKQTDPHLVTSFLYEDLFMLKLRVERLNGARTFSQKPKSRCHHVIQRPFIDRTDHENGEYVTNTSMHYIETRLDDQFLLALTATHELKQVDGKLRIANKRVDLLNCDAAFGNIQLLP, from the coding sequence ATGCTCGATGAGGGCCGCTACGATGAGTGGATTGATCTGTGGCTGGCGGATGGCCACTACTGGATGCCGCTCGACTACAAGCAGACCGATCCGCATCTCGTCACCTCGTTCCTTTATGAAGATCTCTTCATGCTCAAGCTCAGGGTCGAGCGCTTGAACGGCGCGCGGACATTCAGCCAGAAGCCGAAGAGCCGGTGCCACCATGTCATTCAGCGGCCTTTTATTGACAGAACAGACCATGAGAACGGCGAATATGTCACGAACACATCGATGCATTACATTGAAACGCGCCTCGATGATCAGTTCCTGCTGGCGCTTACAGCGACCCATGAACTCAAACAGGTGGATGGCAAATTGCGCATCGCCAACAAACGGGTCGACCTGTTGAACTGCGATGCGGCTTTCGGCAACATACAATTGCTGCCATGA
- a CDS encoding AMP-binding protein yields the protein MISDRCNSVYNAFEDAAGRWPGRDLLQTLPGTAKVYGIPSGTMRYGEAKAAVDELSARFEAKGYRSGMRVAVLLENRPVFFIVWLALNRLGISIVPINPDLRAAELEYLIGHSEPALIIAVKPRQDELRKASAAAGMDLSVVGPHDPLPAPRGNSVVAQEDGGEAAVLYTSGTTGNPKGCVLPNAYFLLAGNWYASVGGLAALSTDGERMITPLPVFHMNAMAYSFMAMIAVGGCLIVLDRFHPRSWWSDVAQSRATCLHYLGVMPSMLMGADPSSGDKEHCVQFGFGAGVDPKLQAAFEDRFGFPLVEAWAMTETGAGAVIAAHTTDRLVGQACLGRPGREVACRIVDEEGNEVTTGAPGELLVRRAEGDPRYGFFSHYYKDPEATEDAWRDGWFHTGDIVRRNEHGDMFFVDRKKNVIRRSGENIAAVEVESILMRHPQIKAAGVTSVPDPIRGDEVFACLVVDDPSPDLAVEITEWCLGQMAYYKAPGHIAFVDTLPLTATQKVQRAQLKRLAADLVGQSGTTVTAHLKKRQAA from the coding sequence ATGATTTCTGATCGCTGTAACAGCGTTTATAACGCATTTGAGGATGCCGCCGGGCGATGGCCCGGTCGCGACCTGCTGCAGACGCTGCCGGGAACGGCAAAGGTCTATGGGATCCCCTCCGGCACAATGCGTTATGGCGAGGCCAAGGCCGCCGTGGATGAGCTCTCGGCACGGTTTGAGGCCAAGGGCTATCGCAGCGGAATGCGGGTCGCCGTTCTTCTGGAAAACCGTCCGGTCTTCTTCATTGTCTGGCTGGCGCTCAACCGGCTGGGCATTTCGATCGTTCCGATCAATCCGGATCTGCGTGCGGCGGAGCTCGAATATCTGATCGGCCACAGCGAGCCGGCGCTGATCATCGCCGTTAAACCGCGTCAGGACGAGCTGCGCAAAGCATCTGCGGCCGCGGGCATGGACCTGTCGGTCGTTGGGCCGCACGACCCATTGCCCGCGCCGCGCGGCAATTCAGTCGTTGCGCAAGAGGATGGCGGTGAGGCTGCGGTCCTCTATACGTCCGGAACGACGGGAAATCCGAAAGGTTGCGTTCTGCCGAACGCTTATTTTCTGCTGGCGGGCAATTGGTATGCGTCCGTCGGTGGCCTCGCCGCGCTTTCAACCGATGGCGAGCGGATGATCACGCCGCTGCCGGTTTTTCACATGAACGCGATGGCCTACTCATTCATGGCGATGATCGCCGTCGGCGGCTGCCTGATCGTGCTTGACCGTTTTCACCCCAGAAGCTGGTGGTCGGATGTGGCGCAATCGCGCGCCACCTGCCTGCATTATCTTGGCGTCATGCCATCGATGCTGATGGGAGCCGATCCGTCCTCCGGCGACAAGGAGCATTGCGTGCAATTCGGCTTTGGCGCCGGCGTCGATCCGAAGCTGCAGGCGGCTTTTGAAGACCGGTTCGGTTTTCCGCTGGTTGAAGCCTGGGCCATGACGGAAACAGGGGCCGGCGCGGTGATTGCCGCACACACGACCGACCGCCTTGTCGGACAGGCCTGTCTCGGCCGGCCGGGCCGGGAGGTCGCGTGCCGGATTGTCGACGAGGAGGGCAATGAGGTAACCACCGGTGCGCCCGGCGAGTTGCTGGTCCGGCGTGCCGAGGGCGATCCGCGCTATGGGTTCTTCTCGCACTACTACAAGGATCCGGAGGCCACCGAGGACGCGTGGCGGGACGGCTGGTTCCATACCGGCGATATTGTCCGCCGGAACGAACACGGCGACATGTTCTTTGTCGACCGGAAGAAGAACGTCATCCGCCGGTCCGGCGAGAACATCGCCGCCGTGGAGGTGGAATCGATTCTCATGCGGCATCCGCAGATCAAGGCCGCCGGTGTAACATCCGTTCCCGACCCGATCCGTGGCGATGAGGTTTTTGCCTGTCTTGTTGTTGATGATCCTTCACCGGATCTGGCTGTTGAAATCACCGAATGGTGCCTTGGTCAGATGGCCTATTACAAAGCGCCCGGCCACATTGCCTTTGTCGATACATTGCCGCTGACCGCGACACAAAAGGTCCAGCGCGCGCAGTTGAAAAGGCTTGCGGCGGACCTCGTCGGTCAATCCGGTACGACAGTCACCGCACATCTGAAAAAACGGCAGGCGGCCTGA
- a CDS encoding thiolase family protein has protein sequence MARRKSYDGVVLTAPFTMPYQRYSIESAHWWIARALRGSLDVAGLKPGDIDGFTVSSFTLFPDTAVGLTQHLGLSPRWLDHIPMGGASGIVALRRAARAVQAGDADIVACVAGDTNHVDSFRLMLSSFSRFASDASYPYGYGGPNANFALLTDRYMNEFGATRDDFGRLCVAQRSNALKNPGALMKKPLTLDDYLKARPISDPIALFDCVMPCAGSEAFLVMSEDEAIKRNLPFARIGGTIERHNAHADDPIQLRGGWTVDIEELWEMADCGPQEIDLLQTYDDYPVISFMQIEDLGFCEKGAAADFLRERDMTIAGDFPHNTSGGQLSAGQAGAAGGFIGLVEAIRQVTGLAQSTQVPDAKCAFISGFGMINYDRGVCSSAAILKAGSA, from the coding sequence ATGGCACGCCGCAAATCCTATGACGGAGTGGTGCTGACGGCGCCTTTTACGATGCCGTATCAACGCTATTCGATCGAATCCGCGCATTGGTGGATTGCCCGCGCCTTGCGCGGTTCGCTCGATGTGGCGGGTCTGAAACCCGGCGATATTGACGGCTTCACCGTGTCCAGTTTCACCCTCTTTCCCGACACCGCCGTGGGCCTGACCCAGCATCTCGGCCTTAGCCCGCGATGGCTCGACCATATCCCGATGGGAGGAGCCAGCGGGATCGTGGCCTTGCGAAGGGCGGCGCGAGCGGTGCAAGCGGGAGACGCGGACATTGTTGCCTGCGTTGCCGGAGACACCAATCATGTCGACAGTTTCCGGCTGATGCTGTCGAGCTTTTCCCGCTTTGCCTCCGATGCATCCTATCCTTATGGCTATGGCGGGCCCAATGCCAACTTTGCGCTGCTGACGGATCGCTACATGAATGAGTTCGGGGCGACGCGCGACGACTTCGGCCGTTTGTGTGTTGCGCAAAGGAGCAATGCGCTGAAAAATCCCGGCGCGCTGATGAAGAAGCCGCTGACGCTGGACGATTACCTGAAAGCACGGCCCATCTCCGATCCGATTGCACTGTTTGATTGCGTCATGCCCTGTGCGGGATCGGAGGCCTTTCTGGTGATGTCCGAGGATGAAGCCATAAAACGCAATCTTCCCTTTGCCCGGATCGGCGGCACAATTGAGCGTCACAATGCCCACGCGGATGACCCGATCCAGCTGCGTGGCGGATGGACGGTGGATATCGAAGAGTTGTGGGAGATGGCCGATTGCGGCCCGCAGGAGATTGATCTTCTTCAGACCTATGACGACTATCCGGTGATTTCATTCATGCAGATCGAAGATCTCGGATTTTGCGAGAAGGGTGCCGCAGCAGATTTCCTGCGTGAGCGCGATATGACGATTGCAGGCGATTTCCCGCACAACACGTCCGGCGGTCAGCTTTCGGCCGGGCAGGCGGGCGCCGCCGGCGGCTTCATCGGTCTCGTCGAGGCCATAAGGCAGGTGACGGGTCTGGCGCAGAGCACACAGGTGCCGGACGCCAAATGTGCGTTCATCTCCGGTTTCGGCATGATCAATTACGACCGGGGTGTTTGTTCAAGCGCGGCAATATTGAAGGCGGGCAGCGCATGA
- a CDS encoding SDR family NAD(P)-dependent oxidoreductase has translation MTDPLQPPKKKNPQKRTVSPTRPPEARSRAFLGLSAAAAEGRFALQHCAECGAVQYPPRDACSSCLSTELAWKDTDPAGSILAETTIRTSMKLYFKERAPWRTGTVKLDAGPVVICHLHGDCARNDRVNLLNRLDRSGQAVLFAVPQERSPNMEDDPQLRAMTSDPKHRRVLIADARNANAPALAKALVDAGAATVFVGEAESWRPNPAREALEAISNVVILPLDVTDTASVQELAGEIGGKTDILINNARFVRPGGVLARGDTAFARDEMEVNYLGLMRLAQAFGPGMCGRTADGDNSAVAWVNILSVHALSNSPDYGCFSASNAAARSLSQSLRAEFRASGLRVMNVYCGPTEDDWHQPLPPPKVTPQALARVVLQGLRDGLEETCCGDVAKDLYERYRDNPNVLEREMTLAGDGA, from the coding sequence ATGACCGATCCGCTTCAGCCGCCAAAAAAGAAAAACCCGCAAAAGCGCACCGTGTCGCCGACGCGGCCGCCGGAGGCGCGAAGCCGTGCATTTCTCGGATTGAGCGCGGCGGCAGCCGAGGGGCGATTTGCGCTGCAACACTGCGCGGAATGCGGAGCGGTTCAGTATCCGCCGCGCGATGCCTGTTCGAGCTGCCTATCGACCGAGCTGGCCTGGAAAGACACCGACCCCGCAGGGTCAATCCTGGCTGAAACCACGATCCGGACCTCGATGAAACTCTATTTCAAGGAGAGGGCGCCCTGGCGCACCGGCACTGTCAAACTCGATGCCGGTCCGGTGGTTATCTGTCACCTTCATGGTGATTGCGCCCGCAATGACCGGGTCAATCTGCTTAACCGCCTCGACCGGTCCGGACAGGCCGTTTTGTTTGCCGTCCCGCAAGAACGGAGCCCAAATATGGAAGATGATCCCCAACTCAGGGCGATGACCAGCGATCCGAAACACCGCCGGGTCCTGATCGCGGATGCAAGGAATGCCAATGCACCGGCGCTTGCAAAGGCCCTGGTGGATGCCGGCGCTGCAACAGTTTTTGTCGGTGAAGCGGAAAGTTGGAGGCCTAACCCGGCTAGGGAAGCGCTCGAGGCGATTTCAAATGTTGTGATCCTGCCGCTTGATGTGACCGACACGGCCTCGGTTCAAGAACTCGCGGGAGAGATCGGCGGCAAGACGGATATCTTGATCAACAATGCCCGTTTTGTTCGTCCCGGCGGCGTGCTGGCGCGCGGTGATACCGCCTTTGCGCGCGATGAAATGGAGGTCAATTATCTGGGTCTGATGCGCCTTGCCCAGGCCTTCGGGCCGGGCATGTGCGGGCGAACGGCCGACGGTGACAATTCAGCGGTTGCCTGGGTGAATATCCTGTCCGTTCATGCGCTCTCCAACAGTCCGGATTATGGCTGTTTTTCAGCATCGAACGCCGCGGCGCGTTCGTTGAGCCAGAGCCTGCGGGCGGAATTCCGGGCGTCGGGCCTCAGGGTCATGAACGTCTATTGCGGACCGACAGAGGATGATTGGCATCAGCCGCTGCCGCCGCCCAAGGTGACGCCACAGGCGCTGGCACGTGTGGTGCTGCAGGGTTTGCGTGACGGTCTTGAGGAAACCTGTTGCGGTGATGTGGCAAAGGACCTTTACGAGCGGTACCGCGACAATCCCAATGTTCTGGAACGGGAAATGACCCTGGCGGGAGACGGCGCATGA
- a CDS encoding cyclase family protein — MSQAILQALCEKVSEGGIEIVDLTHTLDPDFPVIVLPPEFGQCARFRMEEISAYDHRGPAWKWHNISMSEHTGTHFDAPAHWISGRDLPNNSVDAIAPGDFIGPVNVIDCSEGAGKDDDFELTPDIIKAWEDEYGTIEANSWVLMRTDWSKRSGAAYLNMKDDGPHSPGPTPEGIRFLIEQRDIRGFGTETVGTDAGQASHYEPPYPAHYYLHGAGKYGLQCLASLDRLPPKGAVLLAAPLKIKNGTGSPLRVLAMVPGGRS; from the coding sequence ATGAGCCAGGCCATTCTTCAAGCGCTTTGCGAAAAGGTGTCCGAGGGCGGCATCGAGATTGTCGACCTCACCCATACACTGGACCCGGACTTTCCGGTCATTGTCCTGCCGCCCGAGTTCGGCCAGTGCGCACGGTTCCGGATGGAGGAAATCAGCGCCTACGATCATCGCGGTCCGGCCTGGAAATGGCACAATATCAGCATGTCGGAACATACCGGGACCCATTTCGATGCGCCGGCGCACTGGATATCGGGCCGCGATCTTCCGAACAACTCGGTCGACGCAATCGCGCCGGGCGATTTCATCGGCCCGGTCAATGTTATCGATTGTTCTGAAGGGGCGGGCAAAGACGATGACTTCGAATTGACCCCGGATATCATCAAGGCCTGGGAGGATGAGTACGGAACGATTGAGGCCAATTCCTGGGTGCTCATGCGAACCGACTGGTCGAAAAGGTCGGGTGCCGCCTATCTCAATATGAAGGACGACGGCCCGCACTCACCGGGACCGACCCCGGAAGGCATCCGGTTTTTGATCGAGCAACGTGATATCCGCGGCTTCGGAACGGAAACCGTCGGCACGGATGCCGGTCAGGCGAGCCATTATGAGCCGCCTTATCCGGCCCACTATTATCTCCACGGTGCCGGCAAATACGGCCTCCAGTGTCTCGCCAGTCTCGACCGGCTGCCGCCAAAGGGTGCGGTCCTTCTGGCTGCGCCGCTGAAGATCAAGAATGGAACAGGCAGCCCCTTGCGGGTTTTGGCGATGGTTCCGGGTGGCCGGTCATGA
- a CDS encoding SDR family NAD(P)-dependent oxidoreductase translates to MSEYTAIITGANKGIGADLAARLLEKNYRVISVARHAPQVSHPNLFSVEADLLDEDAVTKAAAEIASTHNVTHLIHNAGLIWPNLVEDAKPSDITGLAQLHLGSALTLLQAVLPSMKNAGFGRIMFNGSRAALGVPTRTAYSASKAAMIGMARTWALELAPHGITVNVVAPGPIQTDNFWGIVEKGSQQETDLAKRIPVGRLGRVEDVSNAFLFFCDPANSFVTGQTLYVCGGASVGTITI, encoded by the coding sequence ATGAGTGAGTACACCGCTATTATTACCGGGGCCAATAAGGGGATCGGCGCGGACCTTGCGGCGCGTTTGCTGGAGAAGAATTACCGTGTCATCTCGGTCGCGCGGCACGCGCCCCAGGTTTCTCACCCGAACCTGTTTTCCGTGGAGGCCGACCTTCTCGACGAGGATGCTGTTACGAAGGCGGCAGCCGAGATCGCATCGACCCACAATGTAACCCACCTGATTCACAATGCCGGCCTGATCTGGCCGAACCTTGTCGAAGATGCAAAGCCGTCCGACATAACAGGGCTTGCCCAGCTTCATCTTGGCTCCGCACTGACCTTGCTGCAGGCCGTATTGCCGTCGATGAAAAATGCCGGTTTCGGGCGCATCATGTTCAATGGATCGCGAGCGGCGCTTGGCGTGCCAACGCGAACAGCCTACAGCGCCAGCAAGGCCGCCATGATCGGCATGGCGAGGACATGGGCGCTGGAACTTGCACCCCATGGCATAACTGTGAATGTGGTTGCGCCGGGGCCGATCCAGACGGACAATTTTTGGGGCATCGTTGAAAAGGGAAGTCAGCAGGAAACCGATCTGGCCAAGCGAATTCCCGTTGGCAGGCTGGGCCGTGTCGAGGATGTTTCAAACGCCTTTTTGTTCTTTTGCGATCCGGCCAACAGTTTCGTCACCGGACAGACGCTTTACGTGTGCGGTGGAGCAAGCGTTGGGACAATCACCATCTGA
- a CDS encoding fasciclin domain-containing protein, producing the protein MFRRTLIAAIAVVPLAFGTVAAKAADIVDTAVSAGNFNTLVAAVQAAGLVDTLKGEGPFTVFAPTDEAFEKLPAGTVEDLLKPENKDQLVAVLTYHVIPGKVMSGDIAGKKMGVKTVQGSELMVDAMDGVKVDNASVVTADIETSNGVIHVIDQVVLPK; encoded by the coding sequence ATGTTCAGACGTACCCTTATTGCCGCCATTGCTGTCGTGCCGCTTGCTTTCGGCACGGTTGCAGCCAAGGCCGCCGACATCGTCGATACGGCCGTTTCTGCCGGGAACTTCAACACGCTGGTCGCCGCTGTTCAGGCTGCCGGACTTGTCGACACGCTGAAAGGCGAGGGCCCGTTTACGGTTTTCGCTCCGACGGACGAAGCCTTTGAAAAACTGCCGGCGGGAACCGTCGAGGATCTGCTGAAGCCTGAAAACAAAGACCAACTGGTTGCCGTGCTGACGTACCATGTCATCCCGGGAAAGGTCATGTCGGGTGACATCGCAGGCAAGAAAATGGGCGTTAAAACCGTTCAGGGCAGTGAGCTGATGGTCGACGCCATGGATGGCGTCAAGGTGGACAATGCGTCTGTCGTGACCGCGGACATCGAAACGTCGAATGGCGTGATCCACGTTATCGACCAGGTCGTCCTGCCGAAATAG
- a CDS encoding DUF3095 domain-containing protein — MSQHGVPDLPVLTRFEQVADGSLYARLPDDWQIGIADVVDSTGAIANGHYKSVNFAGAATISAVSNSSGGRLPLFAFGGDGAQFVVRPEQAQAASSALAQVSHWVKGQLELDLRVGMTSIAAIRAAGFDVRAAYWRASDHVQYSLFTGGGLEWAEKQLKGGHFAIRPTGDEGDPDLSGLSCQWGPVMSTRGKIISLIVKPASGSKPAAFEKATRKIIKALGKAKAVNPVPDAGPDVRWPGASIDLQSKTITGSGFDALKKAWTIVRTLFYWSLFKAAAPLRGLAPTRYRADISANSDFRKFNDGLMMTVDCSPGSIDGLKTILERAERDGVIRFGLHVQDEALITCVVPSVFERNHMHFIDGSGGGYASAAKQLRANGRS; from the coding sequence TTGTCACAACACGGTGTTCCTGACCTTCCGGTTTTGACCCGTTTTGAGCAGGTGGCCGACGGTTCGTTATACGCACGTCTTCCTGATGATTGGCAGATCGGCATAGCCGATGTTGTCGATTCGACCGGTGCAATTGCCAACGGGCATTACAAATCCGTCAATTTTGCAGGCGCGGCCACGATCAGCGCCGTTTCGAATTCCTCAGGCGGCAGACTGCCGCTTTTTGCATTTGGTGGCGATGGCGCGCAATTTGTTGTGCGACCGGAACAGGCGCAAGCCGCATCAAGTGCGCTTGCCCAGGTATCCCATTGGGTCAAAGGCCAGCTCGAACTGGATTTGCGTGTCGGCATGACCAGCATTGCCGCAATCCGGGCCGCCGGTTTCGATGTGCGGGCCGCTTACTGGCGGGCGTCGGATCACGTGCAATATTCGCTTTTTACCGGGGGTGGCCTCGAATGGGCAGAGAAGCAGCTAAAGGGCGGCCATTTCGCGATCAGGCCGACTGGCGATGAAGGTGACCCGGACCTGTCGGGTCTATCGTGCCAGTGGGGCCCTGTGATGTCCACGCGCGGCAAGATCATCTCATTGATCGTCAAGCCTGCTTCCGGTTCAAAACCTGCCGCTTTTGAGAAGGCGACGCGAAAAATCATCAAGGCTCTTGGCAAGGCAAAGGCGGTGAACCCCGTTCCTGATGCCGGTCCGGACGTGCGATGGCCCGGTGCTTCCATCGATCTGCAATCCAAGACAATTACCGGGTCCGGTTTTGACGCCTTGAAGAAGGCCTGGACGATTGTCCGAACGCTGTTTTACTGGTCACTGTTCAAGGCAGCTGCTCCGTTGCGAGGCCTCGCGCCAACCCGGTACCGCGCCGACATTTCTGCAAATTCGGATTTCCGCAAATTCAATGACGGACTGATGATGACCGTTGATTGTTCACCCGGTTCGATAGACGGTCTGAAGACTATTCTGGAACGGGCCGAGCGCGACGGGGTGATCCGGTTCGGCCTTCATGTACAGGACGAGGCGCTGATTACCTGTGTGGTTCCATCCGTTTTCGAAAGAAACCACATGCACTTTATCGACGGGTCGGGGGGCGGATATGCGTCGGCTGCGAAGCAATTGCGCGCCAATGGCCGTTCGTGA